A region from the Aquipuribacter nitratireducens genome encodes:
- the dnaA gene encoding chromosomal replication initiator protein DnaA, which yields MPSDLSPLHRGQLRSARLVALDGDTATVAVASSFDRQLLETKLLDTVVEALQVTTGASWRLEVVVDTSLGALDGEHVLLLDHGGWGQATRFDADPADDTDPEQTDVLDLTDEAPPGRHVHRGQRGGARPLTRRRSLAEEAEARLNPRYTFESFVIGASNRFAHAAAVAVAEAPAKAYNPLFVYGESGLGKTHLLHAIGHYVQSLYGGMRVRYVNSEEFTNDFINSIRDDRAAAFHARYREVDVLLIDDIQFLQNKVQTQEEFFHTFNALHNANKQVVITSDVPPKQLQGFEDRMRSRFEWGLLTDVQPPDLETRIAILRKKAITDSLNVPDEIMEYIASRISTNIRELEGALIRVTAFASLHRQPLTEQLADVVLRDLIPSVDQPAITSSQIMAETASYFGVSVDDLHGSSRSRVLVNARQIAMYLCRELTEMSLPKIGQAFGGRDHTTVMHAERKIRGLMSERMAVYNQVTELTSRLKRQSGNR from the coding sequence AGCTCCTCGACACCGTCGTCGAGGCGCTGCAGGTCACGACCGGGGCCTCGTGGCGCCTCGAGGTCGTCGTCGACACGAGCCTCGGCGCCCTCGACGGGGAGCACGTGCTGCTGCTGGACCACGGCGGCTGGGGCCAGGCCACGCGCTTCGACGCCGACCCCGCCGACGACACGGATCCGGAGCAGACCGACGTCCTCGACCTCACCGACGAGGCACCGCCGGGCCGGCACGTGCACCGGGGCCAGCGCGGCGGCGCGCGGCCCCTCACCCGCCGTCGCAGCCTCGCCGAGGAGGCCGAGGCCCGGCTCAACCCCCGCTACACCTTCGAGTCCTTCGTCATCGGCGCCTCCAACCGGTTCGCCCACGCCGCCGCCGTCGCGGTCGCCGAGGCCCCGGCCAAGGCGTACAACCCGCTGTTCGTCTACGGCGAGTCCGGCCTCGGCAAGACGCACCTGCTCCACGCCATCGGCCACTACGTCCAGAGCCTCTACGGCGGCATGCGGGTGCGGTACGTGAACTCCGAGGAGTTCACCAACGACTTCATCAACTCCATCCGCGACGACCGCGCGGCCGCGTTCCACGCCCGCTACCGCGAGGTGGACGTCCTCCTCATCGACGACATCCAGTTCCTGCAGAACAAGGTGCAGACCCAGGAGGAGTTCTTCCACACGTTCAACGCCCTGCACAACGCGAACAAGCAGGTCGTCATCACGAGCGACGTCCCGCCGAAGCAGCTGCAGGGCTTCGAGGACCGGATGCGGAGCCGGTTCGAGTGGGGCCTGCTCACGGACGTGCAGCCGCCGGACCTCGAGACGCGCATCGCCATCCTCCGCAAGAAGGCGATCACGGACTCGCTCAACGTCCCCGACGAGATCATGGAGTACATCGCCAGCCGCATCTCGACGAACATCCGCGAGCTCGAGGGCGCCCTCATCCGCGTGACGGCCTTCGCGAGCCTGCACCGGCAGCCGCTCACCGAGCAGCTCGCCGACGTCGTGCTGCGTGACCTCATCCCCTCGGTCGACCAGCCGGCGATCACGTCGTCGCAGATCATGGCGGAGACGGCGAGCTACTTCGGCGTGAGCGTCGACGACCTCCACGGCTCCAGCCGGTCCCGGGTGCTCGTCAACGCCCGGCAGATCGCGATGTACCTGTGCCGTGAGCTCACCGAGATGTCCCTGCCCAAGATCGGGCAGGCGTTCGGCGGCCGCGACCACACGACCGTCATGCACGCCGAGCGGAAGATCCGCGGCCTCATGAGCGAGCGGATGGCCGTCTACAACCAGGTGACGGAGCTGACGAGCCGCCTCAAGCGGCAGTCCGGCAACCGCTGA